A window of Mangifera indica cultivar Alphonso chromosome 13, CATAS_Mindica_2.1, whole genome shotgun sequence contains these coding sequences:
- the LOC123194070 gene encoding 1-phosphatidylinositol-3-phosphate 5-kinase FAB1A isoform X1, whose product MGTPDNKLSEFLDVVRSWIPRRGEPANVSRDFWMPDHSCRVCYECDSQFTVFNRRHHCRLCGLVFCAKCTANRVPASFDESRISCEDSERIRVCNYCFKQWDQGIGAVDNGTAHVPSPGLSPSPSATSLASTKSNCTCNSSSCTVGSTPYSTGPYQHVPYTSCISPRQSAQMDPPTVEQENLASVTSKSPDAAILFDSAPNQFGFCMNRCGLETCDSVRFRRSDDEDDDYHVYHSDSEMRHYSQSSDYYGAVNIDEIDHTYGPHEVLPEGENTSRKNLSCSQLSESFDTQGTEKIKELREDDSGDCETPLYNGEGANSAPVDFENEGLLWIPPEPEDEEDEREAVLCDDDDNDEGATGEWGYLRTANSFGSGECRSRDKSSEEHRKAMKNVVEGHFRALVSQLLQVENLPMGDEDDRESWLEIITSLSWEAATLLKPDTSTSGGMDPGGYVKVKCIASGHRSDSMVIKGVVCKKNVAHRRMTSKIDKPHFLILGGALEYQRVANHLSSVDTLLQQEMDHLKMAVAKIAAHHPNVLLVEKSVSRYAQEYLLAKDISLVLNIKRPLLERVARCTGAQIVPSIDHLKSQKLGYCDMFHVEKFLEKHGSAGQGGKQLMKTLMFFEGCPKPLGFTILLRGASGDDLKKVKHVVQYGVFAAYHLALETSFLADEGASLPELPLKSLITVALPDKPSSIDRSISTIPGFMIPATGRPSTHQPISELQKSNKDLISDGVSSINYDSVSKLKGVNSTSLSEPSAGSIEAAAFSVSLSPTGKNISYSYHIDSSPKHAFEEENKVVPKELVKAKILDPGGIALDDHAVSSGFGTSDISRQDDGCNIVHVNPLATPELLSKQDNVNNNEEIGSSKEEFPPSPSDHQSILVSLSTRCVWKGTVCEQAHLLRIKYYNSFDKPLGRFLRDHLFDQSYRCRSCDQPSDAHVHCYTHRQGSLTISVKKLPEFLLPGEREGKIWMWHRCLRCPRTNGFPPATRRVVMSDAAWGLSFGKFLELSFSNHAAASRVASCGHSLHRDCLRFYGFGRMVACFRYASIDVHSVYLPPSKLEFNYDNQDWIQKEANEVFSKAEFLFNEVHNALHQISVKIGAGSKDGGMKNESRLPISELEEMLERDKSELKESLLKAVCKDVKLGQPATDILEINKLRRQLLFHSYVWDQRLIHAASLCSNSSTTKFKEKPVSFIEKFAEGNVTSKPDKGFSSCDSVLQDKKPYIYFTQGGVSGDISEPDGVHKQIGVDQDLNFKNEAEHCPSVGNKSKIQESRRIVRRSLSEGEFPVMANLSDTLDAAWTGENHQANIIAKENDCSLPAPALFGSSTMVNSVSMSSINQGGSEVLPTHSSVLSSKTTDHEEYCKSWVGMPFLKFYSSFNKNALLNAQKLAVAEYNPTYVLSFWEFERQSGARLLLPVGINDTVVPVYDDEPTSIIAYALISSDYHVQISESEKQKDAADSAFFDPVNVSSSYTSDDASFDSFKSLGSTDESILTMSGSRSSQVLDPLSYTKDLHARISFTDDGPLGKVKYTVTCYYAKRFDALRRICCPSELDFIRSLSRCKKWGAQGGKSNVFFAKTLDDRFIIKQVTKTELESFIKFGPHYFKYLSESIGTGSPTCLAKILGIYQVSSKHLKGGKETKMDVLVMENLLFRRNITRLYDLKGSSRSRYNPDTSGSNKVLLDQNLIEAMPTSPIFVGNRAKRLLVRAVWNDTAFLASIDVMDYSLLVGVDEEKHELVIGIIDFMRQYTWDKHLETWVKTSGILGGPKNTSPTVISPQQYKKRFRKAMSTYFLMVPDQWSPPMIIRSESQSDIFEENSQGTSSLDS is encoded by the exons ATGGGCACCCCCGATAACAAACTATCTGAGTTTCTAGACGTAGTGAGATCCTGGATCCCTCGTCGGGGTGAGCCTGCAAATGTGTCAAGAGATTTTTGGATGCCGGATCACAGCTGTAGGGTATGCTATGAGTGTGACAGCCAATTCACTGTTTTCAACCGTAGGCATCATTGTCGTCTTTGTGGACTAGTCTTCTGTGCCAAGTGCACTGCAAACAGGGTTCCTGCTTCATTTGATGAGTCAAGGATTAGCTGTGAAGATTCAGAGAGGATTAGGGTTTGTAATTATTGCTTCAAGCAATGGGATCAGGGGATAGGAGCAGTTGATAATGGGACCGCCCATGTGCCCAGTCCTGGTCTCAGCCCATCACCATCTGCTACAAGCTTGGCCAGCACCAAGTCCAACTGTACTTGTAACAGTAGCAGCTGTACTGTTGGTTCAACTCCTTACTCAACTGGACCTTATCAACACGTGCCATACACATCTTGCATTAGCCCTCGACAGTCTGCACAAATGGATCCTCCTACTGTCGAGCAGGAGAATCTAGCATCTGTGACAAGCAAAAGCCCAGATGCTGCTATATTGTTTGATTCCGCTCCTAATCAGTTTGGCTTCTGCATGAACAG gtgTGGGTTGGAGACATGTGACAGTGTCAGATTCAGACG GAGTGATGATGAGGATGACGACTATCATGTTTATCATTCAGATTCAGAGATGAGGCATTATTCTCAGAGCAGTGACTATTATGGTGCTGTCAATATAGATGAAATTGATCACACTTATGGACCACATGAAGTGCTACCTGAAGGAGAGAACACCAGTAGAAAAAATTTAAGCTGTTCACAGTTATCTGAGAGTTTTGATACACAGGGTACGGAAAAAATAAAGGAGCTTCGAGAAGATGACAGTGGTGATTGTGAAACTCCTTTATACAATGGGGAGGGTGCCAACAGTGCACCTGTGGATTTTGAGAATGAGGGGCTGCTCTGGATTCCTCCAGAGCCTGAGGATGAAGAGGATGAGAGAGAAGCTGTGCtatgtgatgatgatgataatgatgaggGTGCAACAGGGGAGTGGGGATATTTACGCACTGCCAACAGCTTTGGTAGTGGGGAGTGCCGTAGTAGAGATAAGTCGAGTGAAGAGCATAGAAAGGCCATGAAGAATGTGGTAGAAGGGCATTTTAGAGCTTTGGTATCTCAGCTTTTGCAGGTTGAAAACCTACCTATGGGTGACGAAGATGACAGAGAGAGTTGGTTAGAAATAATTACATCTTTGTCATGGGAAGCTGCAACACTTCTTAAGCCAGACACAAGCACTAGTGGAGGGATGGATCCTGGAGGATATGTGAAGGTTAAATGTATAGCTAGCGGACATCGtagtgacag taTGGTGATTAAAGGAGTTGTTTGTAAGAAAAATGTTGCCCATCGGCGAATGACATCAAAAATAGATAAACCACATTTTCTAATCCTTGGAGGAGCTTTGGAGTATCAGCGTGTCGCTAACCACTTGTCAAGTGTGGATACTTTGTTGCAAcag GAAATGGACCATTTGAAGATGGCTGTTGCAAAGATTGCTGCTCATCACCccaatgttcttttggtagagAAGTCAGTATCCCGGTATGCACAGGAGTATCTTCTTGCAAAAGACATATCACTTGTTCTGAATATTAAGAGGCCACTTTTGGAGCGTGTAGCTCGCTGCACTGGTGCACAAATTGTCCCATCAATTGATCATCTCAAATCACAGAAATTGGGGTATTGTGACATGTTTCACGTGGAgaaatttcttgaaaaacatGGTAGTGCAGGACAAGGAGGTAAACAATTGATGAAGACACTAATGTTCTTTGAGGGTTGTCCCAAGCCCTTGGGCTTTACT ATTTTGCTGAGGGGTGCCAGTGGTGATGACTTGAAGAAGGTGAAACATGTGGTGCAGTATGGTGTTTTTGCAGCTTATCACCTGGCTCTGGAGACATCATTTCTGGCTGATGAAGGTGCTTCACTTCCAGAGCTCCCCTTGAAATCTCTGATAACTGTTGCATTACCCGATAAGCCATCAAGCATTGATCGGTCCATTTCCACAATACCTGGCTTTATGATCCCTGCCACTGGAAGGCCATCAACTCATCAACCTATTAGTGAATTACAGAAATCCAACAAAGACCTTATTTCAGATGGAGTCTCAAGCATCAATTACGATTCTGTGTCTAAATTGAAAGGAGTCAACTCAACTTCCTTATCTGAACCTTCTGCAGGCTCTATTGAAGCTGCTGCTTTCTCTGTTTCCTTATCTCCTACTGGGAAGAATATCTCATATTCTTACCACATTGATTCCTCACCCAAACATGCCTTTGAGGAGGAAAATAAAGTGGTTCCTAAAGAACTTGTCAAGGCTAAAATACTGGACCCTGGAGGAATTGCTCTGGATGATCATGCAGTTTCTAGTGGTTTTGGCACCTCAGACATATCAAGACAAGATGATGGTTGCAATATTGTGCACGTTAATCCCTTGGCAACTCCAGAGTTGTTGTCCAAGCAAGATAATGTTAATAACAATGAAGAGATAGGATCTTCAAAGGAAGAATTTCCTCCCTCTCCTTCTGACCATCAGAGCATTTTGGTGTCCTTGTCAACACGCTGTGTATGGAAGGGAACTGTTTGTGAACAGGCCCATCTTCTAcgaatcaaatattataatagctTTGATAAGCCTTTGGGGAGATTTCTACGAGATCATTTGTTTGATcag AGCTATCGTTGTCGTTCATGTGACCAGCCATCAGATGCTCATGTTCATTGTTACACTCATCGACAAGGTAGTCTTACAATATCTGTTAAGAAACTCCCAGAGTTTCTCTTACCAGGAGAACGGGAAGGAAAAATTTGGATGTGGCACAGGTGTCTGCGGTGTCCTCGAACCAATGGGTTCCCTCCAGCTACTAGGAGGGTTGTAATGTCTGATGCTGCCTGGGGTTTATCCTTTGGGAAATTTTTGGAGCTTAGCTTTTCTAATCATGCTGCTGCAAGCAGAGTTGCAAGTTGTGGTCATTCGCTTCACAGGGATTGTCTCCGGTTCTATGG TTTTGGGAGAATGGTTGCTTGCTTCCGCTATGCTTCAATTGATGTTCATTCTGTTTATCTTCCACCATCGAAGCTTGAGTTCAACTATGATAATCAAGATTGGATTCAAAAAGAAGCAAATGAG GTATTTAGCAAAGCAGAATTTCTATTTAATGAAGTGCATAATGCTCTACATCAGATTTCAGTGAAAATAGGGGCAGGTTCAAAGGATGGGGGCATGAAAAATGAATCAAGACTTCCTATCTCAGAATTGGAAGAGATGCTGGAACGGGATAAATCAGAGCTTAAG GAATCTTTGCTGAAAGCGGTGTGCAAGGATGTAAAACTTGGCCAACCTGCAACTGATATTCTTGAGATCAACAAATTAAGAAGGCAGCTACTTTTCCATTCATATGTTTGGGACCAGCGCCTGATACATGCAGCCAGTTTATGTAGCAACAGTAGTACCACAAAATTCAAAGAGAAGCCAGTCAGTTTCATAGAGAAGTTTGCTGAGGGGAATGTGACTTCCAAGCCGGATAAAGGCTTTAGTAGTTGTGACTCTGTACTTCAGGACAAAAAgccttatatatattttactcaAGGAGGAGTTTCTGGTGACATTAGTGAGCCAGATGGAGTTCACAAACAAATTGGTGTAGATCAAGACCTAAATTTCAAGAATGAGGCAGAGCATTGTCCAAGTGTTGGcaataaatctaaaatacaGGAATCTAGGAGAATTGTCCGACGATCTTTATCAGAGGGAGAGTTTCCTGTCATGGCCAATTTATCTGACACCCTTGATGCAGCATGGACTGGTGAAAATCACCAAGCAAACATCATTGCTAAAGAGAATGACTGTTCTCTTCCTGCCCCTGCCTTGTTTGGTTCCTCAACTATGGTTAATTCAGTATCAATGAGTAGTATCAATCAAGGTGGGTCTGAAGTGTTACCTACTCATAGCTCTGTATTATCTTCCAAGACAACTGACCATGAGGAATACTGCAAAAGTTGGGTTGGGATGCCTTTTCTGAAATTCTATagttcatttaataaaaatgctTTACTTAATGCTCAAAAGCTTGCTGTTGCGGAGTACAATCCTACATATGTTTTGTCATTTTGGGAGTTTGAACGGCAAAGTGGTGCTAGGTTGCTTCTACCTGTTGGTATTAATGACACTGTTGTGCCTGTCTATGATGATGAACCTACTAGTATTATAGCATATGCACTTATCTCATCGGATTATCATGTCCAGATTTCTGAGTCTGAGAAACAGAAAGATGCTGCTGATTCTGCATTTTTTGATCCAGTGAATGTATCCTCAAGTTACACCTCTGATGATGCCtcttttgatagttttaaaagtCTTGGGTCAACTGATGAGAGCATCTTAACAATGTCTGGGTCTAGGAGCTCCCAAGTTTTGGATCCACTGTCATACACAAAGGACTTGCATGCCAGAATTTCTTTTACAGATGATGGCCCTCTTGGTAAAGTAAAGTACACAGTTACCTGTTACTATGCTAAGCGATTTGATGCCCTGAGGAGAATATGCTGCCCTTCTGAGTTAGATTTCATACGATCTCTAAGTCGTTGTAAGAAGTGGGGGGCccaaggtggaaaaagcaatgtCTTCTTTGCAAAAACCTTAGACGATCGATTTATTATCAAACAAGTTACAAAGACAGAGCTGGAGTCTTTCATCAAGTTTGGGCCACATTATTTCAAGTACTTGTCAGAGTCTATTGGCACAGGAAGCCCAACTTGCCTGGCAAAGATCCTAGGTATTTATCAG GTTTCATCAAAGCACCTCAAAGGAGGGAAAGAAACGAAGATGGATGTTTTAGTCATGGAGAATCTTCTTTTCAGGCGCAATATTACTCGACTATATGACCTCAAGGGTTCTTCCCGATCACGGTATAACCCAGATACAAGTGGGAGTAATAAAGTTCTGCTAGATCAGAATTTGATTGAAGCAATGCCAACTTCTCCAATTTTTGTGGGAAACAGGGCAAAGCGACTGCTAGTAAGAGCTGTCTGGAATGATACTGCATTTCTTGCT TCAATTGATGTGATGGACTACTCGTTACTGGTTGGTGTGGATGAGGAAAAGCATGAACTGGTGATTGGGATAATTGATTTTATGAGGCAATATACATGGGACAAGCACCTAGAAACTTGGGTGAAGACCAGTGGGATCCTTGGTGGACCCAAGAACACATCTCCGACTGTTATCTCCCCGCAACAATACAAGAAGCGTTTCAGGAAAGCTATGAGCACATATTTTCTGATGGTGCCGGATCAGTGGTCACCCCCTATGATCATTCGCAGTGAATCCCAATCAGATATCTTTGAAGAAAACTCACAGGGCACTTCCTCCCTCGATTCATAA
- the LOC123194070 gene encoding 1-phosphatidylinositol-3-phosphate 5-kinase FAB1A isoform X2, producing MGTPDNKLSEFLDVVRSWIPRRGEPANVSRDFWMPDHSCRVCYECDSQFTVFNRRHHCRLCGLVFCAKCTANRVPASFDESRISCEDSERIRVCNYCFKQWDQGIGAVDNGTAHVPSPGLSPSPSATSLASTKSNCTCNSSSCTVGSTPYSTGPYQHVPYTSCISPRQSAQMDPPTVEQENLASVTSKSPDAAILFDSAPNQFGFCMNRSDDEDDDYHVYHSDSEMRHYSQSSDYYGAVNIDEIDHTYGPHEVLPEGENTSRKNLSCSQLSESFDTQGTEKIKELREDDSGDCETPLYNGEGANSAPVDFENEGLLWIPPEPEDEEDEREAVLCDDDDNDEGATGEWGYLRTANSFGSGECRSRDKSSEEHRKAMKNVVEGHFRALVSQLLQVENLPMGDEDDRESWLEIITSLSWEAATLLKPDTSTSGGMDPGGYVKVKCIASGHRSDSMVIKGVVCKKNVAHRRMTSKIDKPHFLILGGALEYQRVANHLSSVDTLLQQEMDHLKMAVAKIAAHHPNVLLVEKSVSRYAQEYLLAKDISLVLNIKRPLLERVARCTGAQIVPSIDHLKSQKLGYCDMFHVEKFLEKHGSAGQGGKQLMKTLMFFEGCPKPLGFTILLRGASGDDLKKVKHVVQYGVFAAYHLALETSFLADEGASLPELPLKSLITVALPDKPSSIDRSISTIPGFMIPATGRPSTHQPISELQKSNKDLISDGVSSINYDSVSKLKGVNSTSLSEPSAGSIEAAAFSVSLSPTGKNISYSYHIDSSPKHAFEEENKVVPKELVKAKILDPGGIALDDHAVSSGFGTSDISRQDDGCNIVHVNPLATPELLSKQDNVNNNEEIGSSKEEFPPSPSDHQSILVSLSTRCVWKGTVCEQAHLLRIKYYNSFDKPLGRFLRDHLFDQSYRCRSCDQPSDAHVHCYTHRQGSLTISVKKLPEFLLPGEREGKIWMWHRCLRCPRTNGFPPATRRVVMSDAAWGLSFGKFLELSFSNHAAASRVASCGHSLHRDCLRFYGFGRMVACFRYASIDVHSVYLPPSKLEFNYDNQDWIQKEANEVFSKAEFLFNEVHNALHQISVKIGAGSKDGGMKNESRLPISELEEMLERDKSELKESLLKAVCKDVKLGQPATDILEINKLRRQLLFHSYVWDQRLIHAASLCSNSSTTKFKEKPVSFIEKFAEGNVTSKPDKGFSSCDSVLQDKKPYIYFTQGGVSGDISEPDGVHKQIGVDQDLNFKNEAEHCPSVGNKSKIQESRRIVRRSLSEGEFPVMANLSDTLDAAWTGENHQANIIAKENDCSLPAPALFGSSTMVNSVSMSSINQGGSEVLPTHSSVLSSKTTDHEEYCKSWVGMPFLKFYSSFNKNALLNAQKLAVAEYNPTYVLSFWEFERQSGARLLLPVGINDTVVPVYDDEPTSIIAYALISSDYHVQISESEKQKDAADSAFFDPVNVSSSYTSDDASFDSFKSLGSTDESILTMSGSRSSQVLDPLSYTKDLHARISFTDDGPLGKVKYTVTCYYAKRFDALRRICCPSELDFIRSLSRCKKWGAQGGKSNVFFAKTLDDRFIIKQVTKTELESFIKFGPHYFKYLSESIGTGSPTCLAKILGIYQVSSKHLKGGKETKMDVLVMENLLFRRNITRLYDLKGSSRSRYNPDTSGSNKVLLDQNLIEAMPTSPIFVGNRAKRLLVRAVWNDTAFLASIDVMDYSLLVGVDEEKHELVIGIIDFMRQYTWDKHLETWVKTSGILGGPKNTSPTVISPQQYKKRFRKAMSTYFLMVPDQWSPPMIIRSESQSDIFEENSQGTSSLDS from the exons ATGGGCACCCCCGATAACAAACTATCTGAGTTTCTAGACGTAGTGAGATCCTGGATCCCTCGTCGGGGTGAGCCTGCAAATGTGTCAAGAGATTTTTGGATGCCGGATCACAGCTGTAGGGTATGCTATGAGTGTGACAGCCAATTCACTGTTTTCAACCGTAGGCATCATTGTCGTCTTTGTGGACTAGTCTTCTGTGCCAAGTGCACTGCAAACAGGGTTCCTGCTTCATTTGATGAGTCAAGGATTAGCTGTGAAGATTCAGAGAGGATTAGGGTTTGTAATTATTGCTTCAAGCAATGGGATCAGGGGATAGGAGCAGTTGATAATGGGACCGCCCATGTGCCCAGTCCTGGTCTCAGCCCATCACCATCTGCTACAAGCTTGGCCAGCACCAAGTCCAACTGTACTTGTAACAGTAGCAGCTGTACTGTTGGTTCAACTCCTTACTCAACTGGACCTTATCAACACGTGCCATACACATCTTGCATTAGCCCTCGACAGTCTGCACAAATGGATCCTCCTACTGTCGAGCAGGAGAATCTAGCATCTGTGACAAGCAAAAGCCCAGATGCTGCTATATTGTTTGATTCCGCTCCTAATCAGTTTGGCTTCTGCATGAACAG GAGTGATGATGAGGATGACGACTATCATGTTTATCATTCAGATTCAGAGATGAGGCATTATTCTCAGAGCAGTGACTATTATGGTGCTGTCAATATAGATGAAATTGATCACACTTATGGACCACATGAAGTGCTACCTGAAGGAGAGAACACCAGTAGAAAAAATTTAAGCTGTTCACAGTTATCTGAGAGTTTTGATACACAGGGTACGGAAAAAATAAAGGAGCTTCGAGAAGATGACAGTGGTGATTGTGAAACTCCTTTATACAATGGGGAGGGTGCCAACAGTGCACCTGTGGATTTTGAGAATGAGGGGCTGCTCTGGATTCCTCCAGAGCCTGAGGATGAAGAGGATGAGAGAGAAGCTGTGCtatgtgatgatgatgataatgatgaggGTGCAACAGGGGAGTGGGGATATTTACGCACTGCCAACAGCTTTGGTAGTGGGGAGTGCCGTAGTAGAGATAAGTCGAGTGAAGAGCATAGAAAGGCCATGAAGAATGTGGTAGAAGGGCATTTTAGAGCTTTGGTATCTCAGCTTTTGCAGGTTGAAAACCTACCTATGGGTGACGAAGATGACAGAGAGAGTTGGTTAGAAATAATTACATCTTTGTCATGGGAAGCTGCAACACTTCTTAAGCCAGACACAAGCACTAGTGGAGGGATGGATCCTGGAGGATATGTGAAGGTTAAATGTATAGCTAGCGGACATCGtagtgacag taTGGTGATTAAAGGAGTTGTTTGTAAGAAAAATGTTGCCCATCGGCGAATGACATCAAAAATAGATAAACCACATTTTCTAATCCTTGGAGGAGCTTTGGAGTATCAGCGTGTCGCTAACCACTTGTCAAGTGTGGATACTTTGTTGCAAcag GAAATGGACCATTTGAAGATGGCTGTTGCAAAGATTGCTGCTCATCACCccaatgttcttttggtagagAAGTCAGTATCCCGGTATGCACAGGAGTATCTTCTTGCAAAAGACATATCACTTGTTCTGAATATTAAGAGGCCACTTTTGGAGCGTGTAGCTCGCTGCACTGGTGCACAAATTGTCCCATCAATTGATCATCTCAAATCACAGAAATTGGGGTATTGTGACATGTTTCACGTGGAgaaatttcttgaaaaacatGGTAGTGCAGGACAAGGAGGTAAACAATTGATGAAGACACTAATGTTCTTTGAGGGTTGTCCCAAGCCCTTGGGCTTTACT ATTTTGCTGAGGGGTGCCAGTGGTGATGACTTGAAGAAGGTGAAACATGTGGTGCAGTATGGTGTTTTTGCAGCTTATCACCTGGCTCTGGAGACATCATTTCTGGCTGATGAAGGTGCTTCACTTCCAGAGCTCCCCTTGAAATCTCTGATAACTGTTGCATTACCCGATAAGCCATCAAGCATTGATCGGTCCATTTCCACAATACCTGGCTTTATGATCCCTGCCACTGGAAGGCCATCAACTCATCAACCTATTAGTGAATTACAGAAATCCAACAAAGACCTTATTTCAGATGGAGTCTCAAGCATCAATTACGATTCTGTGTCTAAATTGAAAGGAGTCAACTCAACTTCCTTATCTGAACCTTCTGCAGGCTCTATTGAAGCTGCTGCTTTCTCTGTTTCCTTATCTCCTACTGGGAAGAATATCTCATATTCTTACCACATTGATTCCTCACCCAAACATGCCTTTGAGGAGGAAAATAAAGTGGTTCCTAAAGAACTTGTCAAGGCTAAAATACTGGACCCTGGAGGAATTGCTCTGGATGATCATGCAGTTTCTAGTGGTTTTGGCACCTCAGACATATCAAGACAAGATGATGGTTGCAATATTGTGCACGTTAATCCCTTGGCAACTCCAGAGTTGTTGTCCAAGCAAGATAATGTTAATAACAATGAAGAGATAGGATCTTCAAAGGAAGAATTTCCTCCCTCTCCTTCTGACCATCAGAGCATTTTGGTGTCCTTGTCAACACGCTGTGTATGGAAGGGAACTGTTTGTGAACAGGCCCATCTTCTAcgaatcaaatattataatagctTTGATAAGCCTTTGGGGAGATTTCTACGAGATCATTTGTTTGATcag AGCTATCGTTGTCGTTCATGTGACCAGCCATCAGATGCTCATGTTCATTGTTACACTCATCGACAAGGTAGTCTTACAATATCTGTTAAGAAACTCCCAGAGTTTCTCTTACCAGGAGAACGGGAAGGAAAAATTTGGATGTGGCACAGGTGTCTGCGGTGTCCTCGAACCAATGGGTTCCCTCCAGCTACTAGGAGGGTTGTAATGTCTGATGCTGCCTGGGGTTTATCCTTTGGGAAATTTTTGGAGCTTAGCTTTTCTAATCATGCTGCTGCAAGCAGAGTTGCAAGTTGTGGTCATTCGCTTCACAGGGATTGTCTCCGGTTCTATGG TTTTGGGAGAATGGTTGCTTGCTTCCGCTATGCTTCAATTGATGTTCATTCTGTTTATCTTCCACCATCGAAGCTTGAGTTCAACTATGATAATCAAGATTGGATTCAAAAAGAAGCAAATGAG GTATTTAGCAAAGCAGAATTTCTATTTAATGAAGTGCATAATGCTCTACATCAGATTTCAGTGAAAATAGGGGCAGGTTCAAAGGATGGGGGCATGAAAAATGAATCAAGACTTCCTATCTCAGAATTGGAAGAGATGCTGGAACGGGATAAATCAGAGCTTAAG GAATCTTTGCTGAAAGCGGTGTGCAAGGATGTAAAACTTGGCCAACCTGCAACTGATATTCTTGAGATCAACAAATTAAGAAGGCAGCTACTTTTCCATTCATATGTTTGGGACCAGCGCCTGATACATGCAGCCAGTTTATGTAGCAACAGTAGTACCACAAAATTCAAAGAGAAGCCAGTCAGTTTCATAGAGAAGTTTGCTGAGGGGAATGTGACTTCCAAGCCGGATAAAGGCTTTAGTAGTTGTGACTCTGTACTTCAGGACAAAAAgccttatatatattttactcaAGGAGGAGTTTCTGGTGACATTAGTGAGCCAGATGGAGTTCACAAACAAATTGGTGTAGATCAAGACCTAAATTTCAAGAATGAGGCAGAGCATTGTCCAAGTGTTGGcaataaatctaaaatacaGGAATCTAGGAGAATTGTCCGACGATCTTTATCAGAGGGAGAGTTTCCTGTCATGGCCAATTTATCTGACACCCTTGATGCAGCATGGACTGGTGAAAATCACCAAGCAAACATCATTGCTAAAGAGAATGACTGTTCTCTTCCTGCCCCTGCCTTGTTTGGTTCCTCAACTATGGTTAATTCAGTATCAATGAGTAGTATCAATCAAGGTGGGTCTGAAGTGTTACCTACTCATAGCTCTGTATTATCTTCCAAGACAACTGACCATGAGGAATACTGCAAAAGTTGGGTTGGGATGCCTTTTCTGAAATTCTATagttcatttaataaaaatgctTTACTTAATGCTCAAAAGCTTGCTGTTGCGGAGTACAATCCTACATATGTTTTGTCATTTTGGGAGTTTGAACGGCAAAGTGGTGCTAGGTTGCTTCTACCTGTTGGTATTAATGACACTGTTGTGCCTGTCTATGATGATGAACCTACTAGTATTATAGCATATGCACTTATCTCATCGGATTATCATGTCCAGATTTCTGAGTCTGAGAAACAGAAAGATGCTGCTGATTCTGCATTTTTTGATCCAGTGAATGTATCCTCAAGTTACACCTCTGATGATGCCtcttttgatagttttaaaagtCTTGGGTCAACTGATGAGAGCATCTTAACAATGTCTGGGTCTAGGAGCTCCCAAGTTTTGGATCCACTGTCATACACAAAGGACTTGCATGCCAGAATTTCTTTTACAGATGATGGCCCTCTTGGTAAAGTAAAGTACACAGTTACCTGTTACTATGCTAAGCGATTTGATGCCCTGAGGAGAATATGCTGCCCTTCTGAGTTAGATTTCATACGATCTCTAAGTCGTTGTAAGAAGTGGGGGGCccaaggtggaaaaagcaatgtCTTCTTTGCAAAAACCTTAGACGATCGATTTATTATCAAACAAGTTACAAAGACAGAGCTGGAGTCTTTCATCAAGTTTGGGCCACATTATTTCAAGTACTTGTCAGAGTCTATTGGCACAGGAAGCCCAACTTGCCTGGCAAAGATCCTAGGTATTTATCAG GTTTCATCAAAGCACCTCAAAGGAGGGAAAGAAACGAAGATGGATGTTTTAGTCATGGAGAATCTTCTTTTCAGGCGCAATATTACTCGACTATATGACCTCAAGGGTTCTTCCCGATCACGGTATAACCCAGATACAAGTGGGAGTAATAAAGTTCTGCTAGATCAGAATTTGATTGAAGCAATGCCAACTTCTCCAATTTTTGTGGGAAACAGGGCAAAGCGACTGCTAGTAAGAGCTGTCTGGAATGATACTGCATTTCTTGCT TCAATTGATGTGATGGACTACTCGTTACTGGTTGGTGTGGATGAGGAAAAGCATGAACTGGTGATTGGGATAATTGATTTTATGAGGCAATATACATGGGACAAGCACCTAGAAACTTGGGTGAAGACCAGTGGGATCCTTGGTGGACCCAAGAACACATCTCCGACTGTTATCTCCCCGCAACAATACAAGAAGCGTTTCAGGAAAGCTATGAGCACATATTTTCTGATGGTGCCGGATCAGTGGTCACCCCCTATGATCATTCGCAGTGAATCCCAATCAGATATCTTTGAAGAAAACTCACAGGGCACTTCCTCCCTCGATTCATAA